From a single Pseudomonas cremoricolorata genomic region:
- the alaC gene encoding alanine transaminase: MADSVTPRRFSRIDRLPPYVFNITAELKMAARRRGEDIIDLSMGNPDGATPPHIVEKLVQVAQRDDTHGYSTSRGIPRLRRAISNWYKQRYEVDIDPESEAIVTIGSKEGLAHLMLATLDQGDTVLVPNPSYPIHIYGAVIAGAQVRSVPLVPGVDFFNELERAIRESIPKPKMMILGFPSNPTAQCVELDFFERVVALAKQYNVLVIHDLAYADIVYDGWKAPSIMQVPGAKDIAVEFFTLSKSYNMAGWRIGFMVGNPELVGALARIKSYHDYGTFTPLQVAAIAALEGDQQCVRDIAEQYRQRRNLLVKGLHELGWMVENPKASMYVWAKIPEAYAHLGSLEFAKKLLAEAKVCVSPGIGFGDYGDDHVRFALIENQDRIRQAIRGIRQMFRADGLSHK, from the coding sequence ATGGCCGACTCCGTCACGCCACGCCGCTTTTCGCGCATCGATCGCCTCCCGCCCTACGTGTTCAACATCACCGCCGAACTGAAGATGGCCGCCCGCCGCCGTGGCGAGGACATCATCGACCTGAGCATGGGCAACCCTGACGGCGCCACGCCGCCGCACATCGTCGAGAAACTGGTGCAGGTCGCCCAGCGTGACGACACCCATGGCTACTCCACCTCCCGCGGTATCCCGCGTCTGCGCCGGGCCATCTCCAACTGGTACAAGCAGCGCTACGAGGTCGATATCGACCCGGAAAGCGAAGCCATCGTCACCATCGGTTCCAAGGAAGGCCTGGCGCACCTGATGCTCGCCACCCTCGATCAGGGTGACACCGTGCTGGTGCCTAACCCCAGCTACCCCATTCATATCTACGGCGCAGTGATCGCCGGTGCGCAGGTGCGCTCGGTGCCGCTGGTGCCGGGGGTGGATTTTTTCAATGAGCTGGAGCGGGCGATCCGCGAGTCGATTCCCAAGCCGAAGATGATGATTCTGGGCTTTCCCTCCAACCCGACCGCGCAGTGCGTCGAACTGGACTTCTTCGAGCGCGTGGTGGCGCTGGCCAAGCAGTACAACGTGCTGGTGATTCACGACCTGGCCTACGCCGATATCGTCTACGACGGCTGGAAGGCACCGTCGATCATGCAGGTGCCGGGGGCCAAGGACATCGCCGTGGAGTTCTTCACCTTGTCCAAGAGCTACAACATGGCCGGCTGGCGCATCGGCTTCATGGTCGGCAACCCGGAGCTGGTCGGCGCCCTGGCGCGGATCAAGAGCTACCACGACTACGGCACCTTCACACCGCTGCAAGTGGCCGCCATCGCCGCGCTGGAGGGCGATCAGCAGTGCGTGCGCGATATCGCCGAGCAGTACCGGCAGCGGCGCAACCTGTTGGTCAAGGGGCTGCACGAGCTGGGTTGGATGGTCGAGAACCCCAAGGCCTCTATGTATGTCTGGGCGAAGATTCCCGAGGCGTATGCCCACCTGGGCTCGCTGGAGTTCGCCAAGAAATTGCTGGCCGAAGCCAAAGTCTGCGTGTCGCCGGGTATCGGCTTCGGTGACTATGGCGACGACCATGTACGTTTTGCCCTGATCGAGAACCAGGACCGTATCCGCCAGGCCATTCGCGGCATCCGGCAGATGTTCCGCGCCGACGGCCTGAGCCACAAATAG
- the cyoE gene encoding heme o synthase, translated as MSVKHFIQITKPGIIFGNVISVAGGFFLAAKGHVDFALLLAVIVGTSLVVASGCAFNNCIDRDIDQKMERTKNRAMVQGAMSLPVALLYATLLGVAGFSLLYVQANPLAAYCALIGFVVYVGFYSLWLKRKSVHGTLVGSLSGAMPPVIGYCAVSNSFDLAAFTLLVMFSLWQMPHSFAIAIFRFKDYSAANIPVLPVARGVLAAKKQIVLYVLAFVLATLMLTLGGYAGLGYLVVAAAMGLYWLYMAWGGYKAEDDSKWARKVFGFSILTVTALSLMMSVDSQTAADVLMTYAR; from the coding sequence ATGTCCGTGAAGCACTTCATCCAGATCACCAAGCCGGGCATCATCTTCGGCAACGTGATTTCCGTGGCAGGTGGTTTCTTCCTGGCTGCCAAGGGCCACGTGGACTTCGCACTGCTGCTGGCGGTGATCGTCGGCACGTCCCTGGTGGTCGCTTCCGGCTGTGCATTCAACAACTGCATCGACCGTGACATCGATCAGAAAATGGAGCGCACGAAGAATCGCGCCATGGTTCAGGGCGCCATGTCCCTGCCCGTGGCGCTGCTCTACGCCACCCTGCTCGGGGTGGCCGGCTTCAGCCTGCTGTACGTCCAGGCCAACCCGCTGGCGGCGTACTGCGCACTGATCGGTTTCGTGGTGTATGTGGGCTTCTACAGCCTCTGGCTCAAGCGTAAGTCGGTGCACGGCACCTTGGTCGGCAGCCTGTCCGGTGCCATGCCTCCGGTGATCGGCTACTGCGCCGTGAGCAACAGCTTCGACCTGGCAGCCTTCACGCTGCTGGTGATGTTCAGCCTGTGGCAGATGCCGCACAGCTTCGCCATCGCCATCTTCCGCTTCAAGGACTACAGCGCGGCCAACATCCCGGTTCTGCCGGTGGCGCGCGGTGTTCTGGCAGCGAAGAAGCAGATCGTGCTGTACGTGCTGGCGTTCGTGCTGGCCACCTTGATGCTGACCCTGGGCGGTTACGCCGGCCTGGGTTACCTGGTGGTCGCCGCGGCCATGGGCCTGTACTGGTTGTACATGGCCTGGGGCGGCTACAAGGCCGAGGACGACAGCAAGTGGGCGCGCAAGGTCTTTGGTTTCTCCATCCTCACCGTCACGGCCCTGAGCCTGATGATGTCGGTGGACAGCCAGACCGCCGCCGACGTGCTGATGACCTACGCACGCTGA
- the cyoD gene encoding cytochrome o ubiquinol oxidase subunit IV translates to MANAHDTHHDDSHGSVKSYMIGFVLSIILTAIPFALAMSPMLPKNLTVLVIVAMAVIQVVVHLVYFLHMDRSKQQRNNVSTFLFTVMVIALLVGLSLWIMFSIHIEMMAK, encoded by the coding sequence ATGGCCAATGCACACGACACGCATCACGACGACAGCCACGGTAGCGTGAAGTCGTACATGATCGGCTTCGTACTGTCGATCATCCTGACCGCGATCCCGTTCGCCCTGGCCATGTCGCCCATGCTGCCGAAGAACCTCACGGTTCTGGTGATCGTCGCCATGGCAGTGATCCAGGTAGTGGTACACCTGGTGTACTTCCTGCACATGGACCGCTCCAAGCAGCAACGCAACAACGTTTCGACGTTCCTCTTCACCGTCATGGTGATTGCACTGTTGGTCGGCCTGTCGCTGTGGATCATGTTCAGCATCCACATCGAAATGATGGCCAAGTGA
- the cyoC gene encoding cytochrome o ubiquinol oxidase subunit III produces the protein MSSQVIHGDAHGHDHGHDDHHHDSGQMTVLGFWLYLMTDCILFASLFATYAVLSGSFAGGPSGHDIFQLDFVLVETAFLLLSSITFGFAMLKMFAGNKAGVLGWLAVTFLFGAGFIAMEIYEFHHLIGEGYGPQRSGFLSAFFALVGTHGLHVTAGLIWMAIMMFQINKHGITPTAKTRMSCLSLFWHFLDVVWICVFTVVYLLGVL, from the coding sequence ATGTCCAGTCAAGTAATCCACGGTGACGCTCATGGCCACGACCATGGGCACGACGATCACCACCACGACTCGGGCCAGATGACCGTACTCGGTTTCTGGCTGTACCTGATGACCGACTGCATCCTGTTTGCGTCGCTCTTCGCCACCTACGCGGTGCTGTCCGGCAGTTTTGCCGGCGGCCCGTCGGGTCATGACATCTTCCAGCTCGACTTCGTGCTGGTAGAAACCGCGTTCCTGCTGCTGTCCTCGATCACCTTCGGCTTCGCCATGCTGAAGATGTTCGCCGGTAACAAGGCAGGCGTACTGGGCTGGTTGGCAGTGACCTTCCTGTTCGGTGCGGGCTTCATCGCGATGGAAATCTATGAATTCCATCACCTGATCGGCGAGGGTTACGGCCCGCAGCGCAGTGGCTTCCTGTCGGCGTTCTTCGCGCTGGTCGGTACCCACGGCCTGCACGTGACCGCCGGCCTGATCTGGATGGCGATCATGATGTTCCAGATCAACAAGCACGGCATCACGCCGACCGCCAAGACCCGCATGAGCTGCCTGAGCCTGTTCTGGCACTTCCTCGACGTGGTCTGGATCTGCGTATTCACCGTCGTTTATCTGCTGGGGGTTCTGTAA
- the cyoB gene encoding cytochrome o ubiquinol oxidase subunit I, with the protein MFGKLSLEAIPYHEPIVMVTLAMIALGGIAVVGLITYFRKWTYLWSEWLTTVDHKKIGVMYIIVAMIMLLRGFADAIMMRTQLAVATGGSEGYLPPEHYDQIFTAHGVIMIIFMAMPFFTGLMNLAVPLQIGARDVAFPFLNSLSFYLLLAGVLLVNISLGVGEFAKTGWVAYPPLAGIQYSPGVGVDYYIWALQLSGLGTTLTGVNFLVTVMKMRAPGMKLMDMPIFTWTCTWANVLIVASFPILTAALALLTVDRYLDFHIFTNELGGNPMMYVNLFWAWGHPEVYILILPAFGVFSEVTSTFAGKRLFGHHAMIYASGAIAVLGFAVWLHHFFTMGAGASVNTFFGLATMLISIPTGVKLFNWLFTIYQGRLRFTAPIMWTLGFMVTFSIGGMTGVLLAVPGADFVLHNSLFVIAHFHNVIIGGAVFGYIAGFSFWFPKAFGFTLNEKWGKAAFWFWISGFYVAFMPLYALGFMGMTRRLNHSDNPLWEPYLYVAVVGAVLILFGIACQLIQIFVSVRDRKQNMDVTGDPWGGRTLEWSTSSPPPFYNFAHMPEKVGLDAWHEAKEAGVAYKVPAKYEAIHMPSNTSTGLFMGLLLTVFGFAFIWHIWWLVGLSLVATIAVFVRHAARDDQGYMVPAEEVARIEGERHRALQLAGVPTNGARVETFERV; encoded by the coding sequence ATGTTCGGTAAATTAAGTCTGGAGGCGATACCCTATCACGAGCCGATAGTCATGGTGACGCTTGCCATGATCGCGCTCGGTGGTATCGCTGTCGTCGGTCTGATTACGTATTTCCGCAAGTGGACCTACTTGTGGTCCGAGTGGCTGACCACGGTCGACCACAAGAAAATCGGCGTGATGTACATCATCGTCGCGATGATCATGCTGCTGCGTGGCTTCGCTGACGCCATCATGATGCGTACGCAGCTGGCGGTCGCCACCGGCGGCTCCGAAGGCTATCTGCCGCCTGAACACTATGACCAGATCTTCACCGCCCACGGTGTGATCATGATCATCTTCATGGCGATGCCGTTCTTCACCGGTCTGATGAACCTTGCGGTTCCGCTGCAGATCGGTGCCCGTGACGTGGCCTTCCCGTTCCTCAACTCCCTGAGCTTCTACCTGCTGCTGGCAGGCGTGCTGCTGGTCAACATCTCGCTGGGCGTCGGTGAATTCGCCAAGACCGGCTGGGTTGCCTATCCGCCGCTTGCGGGTATTCAGTACAGTCCTGGGGTGGGTGTCGACTACTACATCTGGGCGCTACAGCTATCAGGTCTGGGTACGACACTGACCGGCGTGAACTTCCTCGTCACCGTGATGAAGATGCGCGCCCCTGGCATGAAACTGATGGACATGCCGATCTTCACCTGGACCTGCACCTGGGCCAACGTGCTGATCGTCGCTTCGTTCCCGATCCTGACTGCCGCACTCGCACTGCTGACCGTTGACCGTTATCTGGACTTCCACATCTTCACCAACGAGCTTGGTGGGAACCCGATGATGTACGTCAACCTGTTCTGGGCGTGGGGTCACCCTGAGGTGTACATCCTCATCCTGCCGGCCTTCGGTGTGTTCTCGGAAGTCACCTCGACCTTCGCGGGCAAGCGTCTGTTCGGCCATCACGCGATGATCTACGCCTCGGGCGCGATCGCCGTACTGGGCTTTGCGGTCTGGCTGCACCACTTCTTCACCATGGGTGCCGGCGCCAGCGTCAACACCTTCTTCGGCCTGGCGACGATGCTGATCTCCATCCCGACCGGTGTGAAGCTGTTCAACTGGCTGTTCACCATCTACCAGGGCCGTCTGCGCTTCACCGCGCCGATCATGTGGACCCTGGGCTTCATGGTCACCTTCTCGATCGGTGGTATGACCGGCGTTCTGCTGGCTGTACCGGGTGCTGACTTCGTTCTGCACAACAGCCTGTTCGTGATCGCTCACTTCCACAACGTGATCATCGGCGGTGCCGTCTTCGGCTACATCGCTGGCTTCTCCTTCTGGTTCCCGAAAGCCTTCGGCTTCACCCTGAACGAGAAGTGGGGCAAGGCTGCGTTCTGGTTCTGGATCTCCGGCTTCTACGTGGCCTTCATGCCGCTGTACGCGCTGGGCTTCATGGGCATGACCCGTCGTCTGAACCACTCCGACAACCCGCTGTGGGAACCCTACCTGTACGTAGCCGTCGTCGGCGCCGTGCTGATCCTGTTCGGTATCGCCTGCCAGCTGATCCAGATCTTCGTCTCGGTCCGCGATCGCAAGCAGAACATGGACGTCACTGGCGACCCATGGGGCGGCCGTACCCTGGAATGGTCCACTTCGTCGCCACCACCGTTCTACAACTTCGCTCACATGCCTGAGAAAGTGGGTCTGGACGCTTGGCACGAAGCCAAGGAAGCCGGTGTCGCCTACAAGGTTCCGGCCAAGTACGAAGCGATCCACATGCCGAGCAATACCTCCACCGGTTTGTTCATGGGCCTGCTGCTGACCGTCTTCGGCTTCGCCTTCATCTGGCACATCTGGTGGCTGGTAGGTCTGAGCCTGGTTGCGACCATCGCCGTCTTCGTTCGCCACGCTGCGCGTGACGATCAGGGCTACATGGTTCCGGCTGAAGAAGTGGCGCGTATCGAAGGTGAACGCCATCGGGCTCTGCAGCTCGCCGGTGTGCCTACCAATGGCGCACGTGTCGAAACGTTTGAACGGGTGTAA
- the cyoA gene encoding ubiquinol oxidase subunit II: MSKKRYPRLFGILPVLGMLLLSGCNWTLLDPKGQVGIEQKNLILIATGLMLLVVVPVIIMTLAFAWKYRASNKAATYTPDWSHSTKIEAAVWIIPILIIIALGYVTYLSTHRLDPYRPLDSDVKPVQIDVIALDWKWLFIYPEQGIATVNKINFPANTPVNFRVTSDAVMNSFFIPGLGGQIYAMAGMTTKIHLIANEEGVFDGISANYSGAGFTGMKFKATATSQAEFDAWVAEVKRSPLKLDKAAYEALAKPSENNPVALYSEASPDQFQIIVDKYAGMNRGRPSHEQEGSKDLATTQGVESSKQSAAGAEE, from the coding sequence ATGAGTAAAAAGCGTTACCCCAGACTGTTCGGCATATTGCCCGTTTTAGGCATGCTTTTACTCAGTGGGTGCAACTGGACCCTGCTCGACCCGAAGGGCCAGGTCGGCATTGAGCAAAAGAACCTGATCCTGATCGCAACCGGCCTGATGCTGCTGGTGGTGGTGCCGGTCATCATCATGACCCTGGCCTTTGCCTGGAAGTACCGTGCTTCCAACAAAGCCGCCACCTACACCCCTGACTGGTCGCACTCGACCAAGATCGAAGCCGCGGTGTGGATCATCCCGATCCTGATCATCATCGCCCTGGGCTACGTCACCTACCTCTCCACGCACCGCCTCGATCCCTATCGTCCGCTAGACTCCGATGTCAAGCCGGTACAGATCGACGTGATCGCCCTGGACTGGAAATGGCTGTTCATCTATCCCGAGCAAGGCATTGCCACGGTGAACAAGATCAACTTCCCGGCCAACACTCCGGTCAATTTCCGCGTGACCTCCGATGCCGTGATGAACTCGTTCTTCATTCCGGGTCTGGGCGGCCAGATTTACGCCATGGCCGGCATGACCACCAAGATTCACCTGATCGCCAACGAAGAAGGTGTATTCGACGGTATCAGCGCCAACTACAGCGGCGCCGGTTTCACCGGTATGAAGTTCAAGGCTACCGCTACTTCCCAGGCTGAGTTCGATGCCTGGGTCGCTGAAGTGAAGCGGTCGCCGTTGAAACTGGACAAGGCAGCCTACGAGGCCTTGGCCAAACCTAGCGAAAACAACCCAGTTGCGCTGTACAGCGAGGCCTCGCCCGACCAGTTCCAGATCATCGTCGACAAGTACGCTGGTATGAATCGCGGTCGTCCGAGCCACGAACAGGAAGGCAGCAAGGATCTGGCCACAACCCAGGGTGTTGAGTCGAGTAAGCAATCAGCTGCCGGGGCAGAGGAGTAA
- a CDS encoding disulfide bond formation protein B, translated as MTQHLSTLNRERRFLVLLGVICLSLIGGALYMQVVLGEAPCPLCILQRYALLLIAVFAFIGAAMPGRRSLTVCEGLVVASAIGGIIAAGNHVYILANPMVSCGIDTLQPIVDDLPLAKVWPLAFQVDGFCSTPYPPILGLSLAQWALVAFVLTAILVPLGILRNRRRR; from the coding sequence ATGACCCAACACCTCTCCACCCTCAACCGGGAACGGCGCTTTCTTGTGCTGCTTGGAGTGATCTGCCTGTCGCTGATCGGCGGTGCGCTTTACATGCAGGTGGTGCTGGGCGAGGCGCCATGCCCGCTGTGCATCCTGCAACGCTATGCGCTGTTGCTGATCGCCGTGTTCGCCTTCATCGGCGCGGCGATGCCGGGGCGGCGCAGCCTGACGGTCTGCGAAGGGCTGGTGGTGGCCAGCGCCATTGGCGGCATCATTGCGGCGGGCAACCATGTCTATATACTCGCCAACCCGATGGTCAGCTGCGGCATCGATACCCTGCAACCCATCGTCGATGACCTGCCGCTGGCCAAGGTCTGGCCGCTGGCGTTCCAGGTCGATGGTTTCTGCAGTACGCCGTACCCGCCGATCCTCGGTTTGTCCCTCGCGCAGTGGGCGCTGGTCGCCTTCGTGCTGACCGCGATCCTGGTACCGCTAGGCATCCTGCGAAATCGCCGCCGCAGGTAG